A region of Anoplopoma fimbria isolate UVic2021 breed Golden Eagle Sablefish chromosome 24, Afim_UVic_2022, whole genome shotgun sequence DNA encodes the following proteins:
- the LOC129113268 gene encoding histone H4: MSGRGKGGKGLGKGGAKRHRKVLRDNIQGITKPAIRRLARRGGVKRISGLIYEETRGVLKVFLENVIRDAVTYTEHAKRKTVTAMDVVYALKRQGRTLYGFGG, from the coding sequence ATGAGCGGCAGAGGAAAGGGCGGTAAAGGACTCGGTAAAGGAGGCGCTAAGCGTCACCGTAAAGTTCTCCGTGATAACATCCAGGGAATCACCAAACCCGCCATCCGCCGTCTGGCTCGCCGCGGCGGAGTGAAGCGTATCTCCGGTCTGATCTACGAGGAGACCCGCGGTGTGCTGAAGGTGTTCCTGGAGAACGTGATCCGTGACGCCGTCACCTACACCGAGCACGCCAAGAGGAAGACGGTGACCGCCATGGATGTGGTGTACGCCCTGAAGAGACAGGGCCGCACCCTGTACGGGTTCGGAGGCTAA
- the LOC129113254 gene encoding late histone H2A.L3 — protein sequence MSGRGKGAGKVRAKAKSRSSRAGLQFPVGRVHRHLRKGNYAQRVGAGAPVYLAAVLEYLTAEILELAGNAARDNKKTRIIPRHLQLAVRNDEELNKLLGGVTIAQGGVLPNIQAVLLPKKTEKAAKK from the coding sequence ATGTCTGGACGTGGAAAGGGAGCAGGAAAGGTCAGAGCGAAGGCGAAGAGCAGGTCCTCCAGGGCCGGCCTGCAGTTCCCCGTCGGCCGTGTCCACAGACACTTGAGGAAGGGTAACTACGCCCAGCGTGTCGGTGCCGGAGCTCCGGTGTACCTGGCGGCGGTGCTGGAGTACCTGACCGCTGAGATCCTGGAGCTGGCTGGAAACGCTGCCCGCGACAACAAGAAGACCAGGATCATCCCCCGTCACCTGCAGCTGGCCGTCCGCAACGACGAGGAGCTCAACAAGCTGCTGGGCGGAGTGACCATCGCTCAGGGCGGCGTGCTGCCCAACATCCAGGCGGTGCTGCTGCCCAAGAAGACCGAGAAGGCCGCCAAGAAGTAG
- the LOC129113260 gene encoding histone H2B 5-like — translation MPAEVVKAPKKGSKKAASKATKTGKKRRKSRKESYAIYVYKVLKQVHPDTGISSKAMGIMNCFVSDIFERIAGEASRLAHYNKRSTITSREIQTAVRLLLPGELAKHAVSEGTKAVTKYTSSK, via the coding sequence ATGCCTGCTGAAGTCGTGAAAGCGCCCAAGAAGGGCTCAAAGAAAGCCGCGTCTAAGGCCACCAAGACCggcaagaagaggagaaagtcCAGGAAAGAGAGCTACGCCATCTACGTGTACAAGGTGCTGAAGCAGGTCCACCCCGACACCGGCATCTCCTCCAAGGCCATGGGCATCATGAACTGCTTCGTGAGCGACATCTTTGAGCGCATCGCCGGTGAGGCCTCCCGTCTGGCTCACTACAACAAGCGCTCCACCATCACCTCCAGGGAGATCCAGACCGCCGTCCGTCTCCTCCTGCCCGGCGAGCTGGCCAAGCACGCCGTGTCTGAGGGCACCAAGGCCGTGACCAAGTACACCAGCTCCaagtga
- the LOC129113272 gene encoding LOW QUALITY PROTEIN: histone H3 (The sequence of the model RefSeq protein was modified relative to this genomic sequence to represent the inferred CDS: substituted 2 bases at 2 genomic stop codons): MSGRGKGGKGLGKGGAKRHRKVLRDNIQGITKPAIRRLARRGGVKRISGLIYEETRGVLKVFLENVIRDAVTYTEHAKRKTVTAMDVVYALKRQGRTLEAAPTALHRADXXITMARTKQTARKSTGGKAPRKQLATKAARKSAPATGGVKKPHRYRPGTVALREIRRYQKSTELLIRKLPFQRLVREIAQDFKTDLRFQSSAVMALQESSEAYLVGLFEDTNLCAIHAKRVTIMPKDIQLARRIRGERA, from the exons ATGAGCGGCAGAGGAAAGGGCGGGAAAGGACTCGGTAAAGGAGGCGCTAAGCGTCACCGTAAAGTTCTCCGTGATAACATCCAGGGAATCACCAAACCCGCCATCCGTCGTCTGGCTCGCCGCGGCGGAGTGAAGCGTATCTCCGGTCTGATCTACGAGGAGACCCGCGGTGTGCTGAAGGTGTTCCTGGAGAACGTGATCCGTGACGCCGTCACCTACACCGAGCACGCCAAGAGGAAGACGGTGACCGCCATGGATGTGGTGTACGCCCTGAAGAGACAGGGCCGCACCCT TGAAGCGGCTCCGACAGCACTA CACAGAGCAGACTGATAAATCACGATGGCCAGAACCAAGCAGACCGCCCGTAAGTCCACCGGAGGAAAAGCTCCCAGGAAGCAGCTGGCGACCAAAGCCGCCCGTAAGAGCGCCCCGGCCACCGGCGGAGTGAAGAAGCCCCATCGCTACAGGCCCGGTACCGTGGCTCTGAGGGAGATCCGTCGCTACCAGAAGTCCACCGAGCTGCTGATCCGCAAGCTGCCCTTCCAGCGCCTCGTCAGGGAGATCGCTCAGGACTTCAAGACCGACCTGCGCTTCCAGAGCTCCGCCGTCATGGCTCTGCAGGAGTCCAGCGAGGCTTACCTGGTCGGTCTGTTCGAGGACACCAACCTGTGCGCCATCCACGCCAAGAGGGTCACCATCATGCCCAAAGACATCCAGCTGGCCCGCCGCATCCGCGGAGAGAGGGCTTAA
- the LOC129113246 gene encoding histone H1-like produces MTDDAPAAAPVAKETKAPKAKAVKPPKAPKSPKKKAAHPAKVGPSLQTLIIAAVTESQGRKGISLPAIKKVLATKGIDVVRSRGRIIIAVNKLVTSGTLTQASGSGASGSFKLTKAAPKVAKPAKKVVKKAVKAAKPAARTPVKKSPKKVVKKSPKKAAKKPAAKKATPKKATPKKAAPKKVAKPVAKKTPTKKKTPAKKAAPKKK; encoded by the coding sequence ATGACAGACGACGCTCCAGCAGCCGCCCCCGTGGCCAAAGAGACCAAAGCCCCGAAGGCCAAAGCCGTGAAGCCACCCAAAGCCCCGAAATCCCCGAAGAAGAAGGCGGCCCATCCCGCTAAAGTGGGACCTTCCCTCCAGACGCTCATCATCGCCGCCGTGACAGAGTCCCAGGGGCGGAAGGGCATCTCTCTGCCGGCCATTAAGAAGGTTCTGGCCACTAAGGGCATCGATGTGGTTCGCTCCAGAGGCCGCATCATCATCGCGGTGAACAAGCTGGTGACCAGCGGGACTCTGACCCAGGCTTCAGGCTCTGGAGCCTCCGGGTCCTTCAAGCTCACCAAGGCCGCGCCCAAAGTTGCCAAACCCGCCAAGAAAGTGGTGAAGAAGGCGGTGAAAGCAGCCAAGCCCGCCGCCAGGACCCCCGTGAAGAAGTCCCCCAAGAAAGTGGTGAAGAAGTCCCCGAAGAAAGCCGCCAAGAAGCCCGCCGCCAAGAAAGCGACTCCTAAGAAGGCGACTCCTAAGAAGGCTGCCCCCAAAAAGGTCGCCAAGCCCGTCGCCAAGAAGACACCCACGAAGAAGAAGACTCCCGCAAAGAAAGCTGCACCGAAGAAGAAGTGA